The region GTACAGTTGGAGCTACCTCCCTTACACATACATATAGCATTTCAATTGCGGAAGTGATTGCAGGCAGTCGGAGTCACCGCGTTGATGCTGCCACTTCCGTAATTAATTAAAATTGattaaaaacaacaaaatacatgGTGCAGGTTGGCTGTATGAAGGAGGTTTCTGTGGTAGAACAAACAAATCAATAGTGTGCGCCAAACATACCTTGTCGAAGGCCTCTCCTGGAGCATCATCAATGGTTTGCCCCAGCAGCACAATATCGTCGATGGCACGCACCACTGCCAGCTGGCAGTGGCCACCAGACACTAGTAAAACTAGGTAGGGAAACTCCACCCTGTGAAATATATGAAATATACAGATCACaatagaacttgttgctgggcgaatTGGTAAATCCTAATGACAGCCTGGAGGGTGTGAACACATGCACATGCAATGTACAGCGAAGTAAAATAGGAGACAGAATTAAGACAGAATTGTCTGCCTCCTATTTTTCTTCACTGTACATTGCATGCGCATGTGTTTGCCTCCTTAAGGCTATCAATATAGATCACAGTCTGGACTGAGTGATATACAAACACAGACATAAATCAAGAAAAGAGATGTTCTTACATACATACGAACAacagagagagaaacgtttagtGAGAAGAAAGGCAGAGGCCAGCCTGAGATTCTTCTAGCCAGTTATTCTGCACTAAGGGAGGGGGAAAAGAATGAGGGAAAAGATGGGTGATGATGAAGAAAGAGGGAAGAGGCAAAAGACATAGTTGGCAAGTCTACCCATAACCTAGATCTACAGTCACACCATGGGTCCAATATAATGTCCTCCAACAAAAGTTGGTTGTTAAGATGGGCAATAGCATCAATCGATGTCTGTTAATTTTCTATGTACTGAGGGCAGTCACATAGAACATGAACAAAGCTGCGACATTGGTGCTGCTGCTTGGCACTTGAAACGAAGGAGGCTCAAGCCTTGGCATTGTGGCTTGAGTATCAAGACGGAAGTTTGCACATCGCTGGGAATGCTTGGCACTTAAGATTGCCCAGCATTCTACTCTGAACAAATAAAGCTTGTTACATGTAAGATATTACAGAAAGCCTCCAAATAATTTCACAGAGTGATGATTAAAAAGCTTTTGTTAAAGATTGGCCCAAAGGGCTATATGATAAAAATTGATTGCTATGGCCAAGTGAATGCATGGATGTAATTTTTATGCTGTTCTACACTAGGAATGTTAAATAAGGTACTAACCGGGAACACGTATGACCTGAAGTCACTGAAAATTAGAGCAGTTTTGGCATTTGAGATCTACGTAATACGATGCGTTGCGCGAATTGTTACAGCATGAGAAGCCGAAGCACGGTCAGCTTGTGGGCTCCAAGTAGCCCAAAAAGCGCACTGTCATTTTTTTGCGGCTTCGGCAAGCTAACGTTTGCGTTGCTTAAATAAGGCCTGGGTCAGCAGCTCCTTCGGGTGGAGCATTTTGGCGGGAAGTTCTGCCGTGTGCACTCTGCGAGAGTCGTTCATTGTGGCATGATGCCGATGCGCATCGAGCTAGTCGGGCCCGAGCGGCCGAAGACACGCTTTGTCATTTTCCTATTGCGTAGTGCTTTAAGACGGCAATGGGAAATCGAAACAAAATTCAGCTGGTGGGTGACGCCGGAATACGATGCCACTAGAGCGAAACATGATTCTCACTTCCACGTCACCTGCAGCAGGGAATGGCAGCGTAGTACGTGCTAGGGTTATTGCCCATAAAAGTatgcagtacgcttccaacggcAATACACCACACGTGCAGTGAAACAGGTAGGTGAAGATGCTTGTCACAATAGGGTTGGTGGCGATAGCCATGAATGCGACGTACAATGATTCATGAAGAGACTTGCTGGTACTGGAAGAAGAAACTGAGTACGTGCCGGCATTTTCACGTGACACGGGCACGTAAGTACTGCAAGGGAGTTGCCATGGCAGCGCATACTGCTCTCTATCCCCCGTGCCTCGCACCTTTTAACAGtgcagctgtttaagccgaccggtAGTCCGTCCGTCacggacaaaaaatgtgggccgaccctggcggtagtgctgaaagggtccaagcacaatggcacatactgCAGTGAACTAACAAAGCTGAGTCTGGCTAAGTTTGGccaagcatggttgggactacttaagcttagtcagtcatcgatagccaatcaatagctaatctattaATAATCAATAATTTCCGGAAAATgattgggatgacttggtagtgcttagcctagcccaaatacgtggccaataccttgcgatcgccaaatgatagccaatcaatagctaatggatcaataatcaataaattctgggaaatgctggggatgacttggtagtgcttaacctagcccaaaagccaggactagcaaggagcccatcagctccactgtctcttaagcattgcgcctccagtacaagctacgcaaattttttctTGTTCAAATAGGACTTAGCGCCcgaaaacgtatcatacgattgCAGTTTGGCTGTGTACTGAACAGTGGTGCCAAATGATTGTTTTCCGAGAACGCACTAACCGGCAAAAAGTAGCGCAACTGTGGTTGGTCATGTTTTGTGTCCCCAGAAAGCGAACGTTGCTGCCGGGAAATCGTATAATATGGGATCATATCAACGAAGTTCTACTTACATGTGTACATGTATTGCTTCCCAGAAGTCATAgggctgcgacattttttacgcTTCTAGATAAATAATACCCCGCTTGTCTAACTTCCCCATCTGAAAGATCATACAGTAATGCCTTATCATACACTATTTACTGATGTTGTATTCTTCATGCACTGCCTTGCCCAAATACCTTCCTTATGCAGTGCAGGTCAAATCATTGGTACAACGCTAATACCTAGAGAGGAGCATGGCTGCATACATATTTCTGTATAGACGACACACTGTGTCGATACAATGCCTCAATGATAATCTCTAACATTGACATCTATCGTGACATGAGttctgccaaatttttttttctcgtatcaAAAATGTTTATATTTGTGAACTTCTCGCAATGCATCTACTCAtatttcaaaggtaaattttgcACGAAGGCTGCCATATATCCACACAATCTGAATCTAGCCTTCTGGTGCTGTAAAAAAATCTCTGCCCAGATATTATCATAAATTTATAATGAAAGTGAGACATCCGAgagccatggtggctcagtggttatggcaccgtgctgccgagcacgaggtcatgggttcgatgtGTTGTGGGGTCATGCGGGAACCCAGGGGGCCTGGGAGGTCCGaaatgccctgtcagaataaagtttttttcctcctccccctcctcgaTTCCAGCAGTCACAGCAGCATTCCAATTCGGGCAGAATACAAAAATACTCCTGTACCATGCtttgggggcacattaaagaaccccaggtggtcaaaattaacaaAGAGCCCTCCActgagaaaggcatttgaagtgaaaataggttatttcagaaatacttagccacaaaaagtacttcaatgcgttcagcagaagcggagttattggcaatcaaacacagcctccgtTGGGCTTCCGTTCTGTCTTACAATGCCTTGCACTgagaaggctacggcggagtgggttGTGGTCACAACGCTCCGTCTTCTAAATGTCACCGGGGCGCACAGTTAAAATTTCACTTGGATGTTAACTGTAGATGCCACGAattccaattttggtgcctacgacacgctaaacgtaagccaaacgcggttgtcctcagtgagccgtGGCGCGCTTAGCCAGTAGACTTGTGGTGGCATCCCACGGCTGCCGCGGTATATACGCTACGTAGCCGAACGCAGCTACCAATCGCAGCCGCATATGGGAATCCGCTTCATTACAAAATAAAGTATCCAGAAAAGAAtgaggaacatggcttctgttgaaaagagagcgtttgagaaataGGTCACTTTgcgctccgcttgtgagctccatGCACCACGtacaacagcaaaacttggctgagatgttcacagcagcgtacgctacccacggactatgttatttcacgaAGCCTGAGGAatgattcagggcccctttaagattTTGAATCCCACAATTAgatttattgcaatagcaattatatggacactccaggtgcatttctgccatcatcgTCCGTGTCCCTGCGATGTTCGGTATaaggtccaagggcgataacattgtcgccgtgcaccgtatgctgtatgtgcgagtgaaagtgtgcgagggtgaacTGATGATGGTGGCGTGGCAAGTGTTGATAGCTccatgtgcgctgtgttttcgccactcggttcgcgttgaagtgagggGCGGCATGAAGATCAATTCGcccgctgttgctgctgcgcttTCTCACTGCTGCATTCTAGACAGTGAGTGcgcgcagtcatcgagtgagatgtgttcacgtttgcttgcgcgcgcgtgacaccatgctagttaatttagttagtaagcgaatgtttacaagtttatacggctgataaagctactatccctacttcacctttcaggcgaaactgtgacttttgcTACAGCTGACAGTGACTATACTTGCCTGTGCTGCAGCCGAACAGCCGTTGCATGAGCCTCCATGTGGTGCACAGGGATGAGTGGCTTGCCATACTTGCGGGCCAGGTTGCAAGCAAAATCGAAGCCCACACGCAATGAAAGAGCCATGCCGGGGCGCGTTGTTACAGCAATGGCTGTCATCGCCTGCAGAGATGTTTGCACAGAGGTGATGCCACGGAAACCTGTGATATTTATCTGCAACTAATGGGTATCTGTGACTACTAGATATATCAAGCCAGTATAACCAAACATCGTTATAATGAGGTCGCATAAGACAGACATAAAAATACTTTTGTTATATTCTATATTCGTCATAAGCATATATTCTTTACGTGCCACTATTGTTGAGAAACCTTTTTGTATTTTTTAAGTCTTTATATCCAATAATATGTTGTATTTGTGTTAGTTATATTGGAGTTTGACTGTATATCCACTAACAAAGCAATGAGCAACTAATGGTGCACTAATATGCATTATTATGGACAAACTAAATGCCAACAAGTTAGAGCTGACTAGAATGCATCATCCATTTTCCCTTCTGCCACATCATATAACGTCTGCATATCTTTCACTTGCGCCATTAACTTTCGCCATACACCATTTATTTTTCACAGCTGGATGTACAGCACAGTGAAATTGCATCCTTGAGTTATCACTTGTATAATGTTTGTTTTTTCCAGTTTACGTAGCATTTGTAGATGACAAGAATACTTTTACAATGATGTAACCTTTACATTGACTGCATTTGCAAACATTTTAGCTACCTCATAAACAGGCAGTAAAACAATATTGTTTAAGGTTACAGCAGCTTAATATATAATCATCTATAGTATGTTCACAGGATGCATCAAAAGTGCATAGATTTAGATAGTTATCTAAAATCTAAACAACACCTTTTGTTTTTGTATATACGTTCAGTCatcttttctgtgcaagcaaaaTAATGAACTTTGTTTAGATTTTTCTAAACAGTGCTTTTCTTTTAGAATCGTATTCACTTAGTCCTTCCTGCTTGTCCGCCACATCTCTGAGTTAGGAGTAGGTAACATCATGTATTCCAGTGACTCTGCATCTTtacaaaaaattattaaaaaatccCTTCAGCCAGCGACAACATGTCACAAACAGCTTAGACATATAATATTAAAGGTAAATGCAGCTACTAGCTACTGGAGCCATACACCACAGGATAACACTGTTTTAAGATGAACACTGAAACCAGCTCCATTCTTTTATTACAGATATTTTGTTTGCTAAGTATGTGGGACAAATGCCAGGTATGACGTGGTCCATGCTAGGCACAATGGAGATGCCTTAAGCAGAGGAAATGGGTGTGTCTTCCAAGTGatttctcgttctttctttcaaAGTGAGTAATAGAAAACTGATTCGTATTTGCCACTGCAGAAGGCTTCCGTCTCACCTCTAATGGTACAGGGCATTGCTTCAGAGCATCTTGAGCAACTCGTGCAATGTTTTCCGCATGCATGTCCCGTGCAATGGGAGGAATGATGCCACCATACCTTCAAAGTTGTTCAAAGAATAAACATTATTGTGCAAAGTTCACATGAGTGCGAAGAGTGAAACGTTAAGTAAAAAAACAGTGTAAGTCCACAAGACAACCGAACCGGTATACACAACATACGCAGAAAGCAAacattcttaattttttttaggtATTCATCCAAACGTTTATCATAGAAACCGTTACATTCATGCGTACTAACACTAACGTGACTGAGCTGCTTGAGGCTGTATCAGCTGTTTCAATTGTCAGACTCTAAAATATGTGCCAGAGAACTACATGCAAGCAATGCAAGAAATTGTCGGTTTTACTTACTCAATCTGGCTGGAATGTGAACTGCAGTTTGCACCAAGCTAATTTATCACCAAACGGTTGGTTATTACTAGCTAGGAATGAATCCAAAACATGTAAGCTTATTTCGCTTACGCGTCGACAGAGACACAGCATAAATAGCACATCTGGTGCACCCCAATTGAAGTTAAACTACGCAAAGGTGAACAGACTCACTCAATGTGCTTTGCCAGCTGAGAGTGGGCTGCTTCGCCGAGTATGTTTCCCTCGTCATCGACGATACCCACCGCTGTGTCGTCACAACTTGTCTCAATTCCCAAGACAATCGATCGGCTGTTAGTACTGTAGGCGTGCCAACATTCTGGCTGCTTGGACCATAGTACACGTCGGTGTGACGAACCAGGGCCACTAAGCAACGAAGATTGCAACTCACGGTCTAGCATCACCCAACACCGACGACGGAGAAAGTGGCGGATCATTTTCGTTCTTGACCACACACCCTGCAAGCAATAAAACATATAACATCACAGGTAGAAAATATTAGAAGCTAAATACCACAACACAGGCGTGCATGCCGCGACCGCCATAGCGCGTCTGTAGCAACGGTCGTCAAGCGGTCGTCCCGCGACCCATctgatagatggatggatgcaaaacaaGTCCTGAGGTACTAGTAACGTGGCGGCCCGCTGCGGGTCGCTCCCACGTTGATGAAAAATAAATACAAATGACGGAatcatataaaacaaaaaaaattgaaacaacGCTTATTTGAAAGTAAATAAAAGGAAACACACTGCCACGATGCTCAGTTATGGTAGAGTGTGTTCTGTGTTATGGTCAGGTAGCTGCtgttttctctttgtttctttcagCTTTTTCGAACCATGTTTCAAATTGTTTAATAATACACGTTTGATGAGTGTTTTTGTACAAACATTTTTATTTAGGATTGCAATCTAAAACGAAACAAGACCTACTTACGGTGGCGCATACGATATTCTCACTTCAGGGGAAATGCCATTCTCTTCAGTACTAGCGTAGTGGCGGGAAAGTTGATTGTAGTTGCTCTGTGGTAGCGGTCGTTGTCAAACTTGTGATTATCGATTGTATATTCCCAAAGAGGAAGAAGAGCAGCTTTCCGCACTAacaaacatggaggaaggaaaaagactCGTAATATGTGGTGAAAGCTCGTTAAACAGCACTGATACCGTGCGCAGTCGCACGGGCCATGCATGGATGCTGACGACGTAGGTGGGTCGTCCGTCTGGTGCACCGAGAAGGCTCACGAATCACAAGGACGAATCATTGGCAACAGCGACGTGGGTGTAAGTGCGACGACTGCCACAAGGCTGTAAGCGTAGATGGCGTGGACGCATAGGCACCGTGTTAGCCGTGCTTCCACTTTTAACTCAGTGTAGTTTGCGATATGATGTAGAAGGTAAACGTAAGGGGTAAGCGAATTTCAGTTTTAGATACGTCTCCTAAGCCCGAAAGCTTGCTCAGATCATTTTGCACCAGAGCTGTACGAAGGTGATGTGAAGGTCACAAGCGATATCGGGTTTCTACACAAGCGCCTTCTGTTGGACACCCATCCGATGCTGGCATCACGTACGCCGCAATTCCTTTTTCTACTTTGATAAATACCTTGCTAAATTCTTCGCTTGCGCAATTTCTTCATGTCGATTATGCCGTCGACGGCGCTTGTAATTGCATCCGCCACACGTGCACACAGAAAGAGGGTAATTCATACAGTTGACGTTTCCCCGTTCTTACTACGGCCCTGCGTGCGTAACGTTCTGTAAATGTATCCTTCCGGAACACCGTTTTCCGCACGCAGACAAATGAAGCTTCGCTTCACTACAAAATAAAACTTTGTCCGTGTTTCTGCATGTCTGTGGAAAGCATGCGTGTAAGTAGCACTTGCTTTGCTCAAAGATCATGTGCGTTCTTTTAGGAACATGCCTTGCCAAAGAACTCGTATTGACTTGCAGTCAATTCCTTTGACTTGCAGTATTGGCGTGCAGGTTCCACCACTCTCCATGCACCAGCAACATAAGTGTAGATGGCTTCACAAGCACTGTACTGATACCTGCTGTTAGTGGCTTGGGCTCATGTTTCCTAGGTATCCTTTCTCTGTTTCTATTTATTCCTTATCATGTGTTGTGCCAAGCAGCCAGTGCTGGTGATAAGGGGGTGCAATTCTGTGCGAGCCAATGATGAAGGCCAAGAAGAAGGGAAAATTAAAAGGAATTATTACAAGATACGCTGCCTTTTGCTATAAAGTTGCAGGGTAAATAATTGTGCAAGTTTACAGTACATATCTGTGAAAGTAAGAATTTCTAGCTTTACTGTAGACTGAACACCCAGTGCCTATTCTGATGCTGCGTGTCACTCTCGTTTTTCGGTTCAGACACTTCTTGTACATATGGCATACAACCTTCATGCTTCAAGTTTCATAGTGTTCAGACAATCACTGTCATTTCACTCAAGAGTTCTGGAATGGAGCCCTCTATTCCATTCCACTCCGCAGAGTGGAGATACCCATAATTCCACTCCCTTTAGCTCTCGCAAGAACAAATACGCTTTGTGGCTTCCTATCTCTTTAAGGCGTTGTTGCCTGTAATCTATttaattattaattattcaagtaaagcaacataaaaaataatCCTACACTGTGTCTacatctccatgtacgtgaacatcTCGTCTGTTTACATACCAAcatcatgtttgctatggtaaaaactgcatttcctTGCTTAAATGCAGACATTAAGATGGAAcaacgtgtagtacattgccatgttactgggcgtctggtattttcacgcaattgcagtgatttcgaaacacacctcaattTTGCTTTCGGTCGTCTGGGACAACACGGAGGTCTAgctcaattgagtgtcaaattcctcgaaagcggatgacaagaatatgagtaaaccactcctttacagttacacatgcactgtactttatacccagaatgaatatctTGCGTAATCACTTGCAAgtgaattaaaaaagaaaattaaattatggggttttacatgccaaaaccacgatctgattatgaggcacgccgtagtgggggactccggaaatttcgaccacctggggttctttaacgtgcacctaaatctaggcacacgggtgttttcgcatttcgcccccatcgaaatgcggctgccgtggccgggattcgatgcggcgacctcgtgctcagcagcccagcaccatagccactgagcaaccacggtgggtacaagtgaatttataaaaaatgtagaaggcaatgtgcaatataatgtacaaggggtcttaggaggatatgtAGATACTGAAAGAGCCGCATTGAGTAAAAATTGAAAAATGTTATAAATTTTTAAGTCTAGTTTAGTCTAAATGGCAAATTTACCACTTTTGTAGTCTCGCTCAAAATCAACGTTTAGTCAATCTACTCAGCATCCACTCAACCTTCCTATGTTGCCATCTCCATATGTATTACCAATACAGTGTGTTGCCCATGACTGAATTTATCTGTATCAGCCTGAGCAATCCACATGCCTGCTAGGCATCAGCCATGATGTGTAAGCTACATTTTGCATTTCAGATTTTGAGTGCCACCAGTATCATTATAATAATTTACTTGCATGAGCACAGATGCAGGTGAAGATGGTAGCACTGACTGAAAATGAATTGCGTACGAAAGCAGAAGCACTATTCTCAGAAGACGACTTTCAAGGATACTTTTTTGTGCGTGACTAGTGTTGGACGTGTCGGCATCTAGGCAGCAGCATTCCTAGCATTGTACCACGAATACTGTCACTCACAGATGCCTATGCATCTAGCACTAGTCATACGAAATCGCGCTAAAGTGAAAGTACCGCCACAAGTGACTGTCGGAGAATATCGCCCCTGGTAGTGCATCATAAGTTCTCAAGCTTCCATGATGAAAACTCCATCAGTTTGGCAAGTGCACTGTGGCCACGACCAAATGCACTGAGAAGCATTGACATTGCTGGTTGAGTAAGCCCTTTATGCCTAGAGCAACAATGATTGTGCTGCCACCCTCCCGTAGTGTAGATAAGCCGAACACCGACACTTAACAAGCTGAGGCTGATGGACCTGCAGAGATTAATGCATGGAGAACAGCAATGGTTCACAGAATTGTCTTTT is a window of Dermacentor silvarum isolate Dsil-2018 chromosome 4, BIME_Dsil_1.4, whole genome shotgun sequence DNA encoding:
- the LOC119450374 gene encoding tRNA N6-adenosine threonylcarbamoyltransferase, mitochondrial-like, with the translated sequence MFYCLQGVWSRTKMIRHFLRRRCWVMLDRELQSSLLSGPGSSHRRVLWSKQPECWHAYSTNSRSIVLGIETSCDDTAVGIVDDEGNILGEAAHSQLAKHIEYGGIIPPIARDMHAENIARVAQDALKQCPVPLEAMTAIAVTTRPGMALSLRVGFDFACNLARKYGKPLIPVHHMEAHATAVRLQHRVEFPYLVLLVSGGHCQLAVVRAIDDIVLLGQTIDDAPGEAFDKVARRLKLHNLPECRLLSGGAAIELQARGANPHAFPFPEPMLDYRSCDFSFAGLKNSVFREILRLEKQHGIEADALVPELHDVCASMQRAVVQHLVRRTQRALEFCSRQGLLPPLASDEPRQEMAAPTVVVAGGVACNGVLRDTLAQLCDHLGARFVATPARLCSDNGLMVAWNGLELYAASPASAVVDLDSFRVEPRCPLGTDISQSVAQASIKLQKIKLKFD